The Acidobacteriota bacterium DNA window AGACCCCAAACCAAACCGCAGACGACCAAGCCGGGTGAAAAACCTAAGGCGGGCGAACAGCCGAATGAGCAAGATCAGGGGCCAGGGACGATCACTTCGCGCACTGTCAACGTGCGCCTGCCCGTCGCCGTTACCGAAGGCAAGACCAGCCGTTTCATTACTGATTTGAAGCAGAGCGACTTCGAAATCTTTGAGGACAAGGCCAAACAGGAGATCGTCTCTTTTCAGGCGCTCAGCGATTTGCCGCTGGATGTGGCGATCCTGATGGACACCTCGAACAGCGTCAAACCGAAGCTGAAATTTGAGAAGGACGCCGCCGTCTCTTTCCTGCAAACGATGCTGACCTCGCGCAAAGACCGCGCGCTCTTTGCCACCTTCGATTCCGAAGTCGAATTGCAGCAGGATTTCACTAACCGGTTGGACTTGCTGACCCAGGCGATTGACAAGGTCAAAGCCCAAGGCGAAACGCGCATGTACGACGCGATTTACAGCGTTTGCGAAGAGAAGATGTTCGCCATCCAGGGCCGCCGCCGCGCGATGGTCATCATCACCGACGGCGAAGACACCGTCAGCGAACGTGCTTTGAAAGACGCGATTGATATTGCCCAGCGTTCTGAAACCGTCATTTTTGTGATCAGCACAAAATCCGGCGGCTTCTTCGGCGTCGAGGCGGGCACGGTGGATAACAAAGAAGACAAGGTGCTCAAGCAATTGGCCGAAGACACTGGCGGGCGGGCATTCTTCACTTCCAAAGTTCTCGAACTGGAGAAGAGCTTTTCGGCCATTGCCAAGGAATTGCGCAGCCAGTATCAGGTCAGCTACAGCCCGACGAATGAAGTCTTTGACAACAAGTTCCGCAAGATCGAAGTGAAATTACCGAATTACAAGGACTACCGCATCCGCACGAAGAGCGGCTATAACGCGGTGCCGCCGCGGCAAACCAGCACTGAAACAGGCATTAAACAGTGATTCGCAATAACTGGCGAGTACCTGACCGAAGCGGCGACGCGCGCCGCGTTCCACCACCCGGCTTCGGCAACCTCCAAGATAGCAGGAAAAGATGAGGGAGTTTATGACACAACGAATTCGCATCGCTTGGTTGCTTTGTGCCGTAGTGGTGGCGGCGCTCGCCGGGCTGACGCCGCACACCGGATGGCAACCAGTCGCGGCACAGCAGAAAAAAGAGCAGAAGAAAGACCAGAAAAAAGGCGACGAAAAACAGCAACCGAAAAAGAAAGACGACGAGATCGAGACCATCCGCGTCGGCACGCAACTGGTCAACGTGCTCTTTGCCGCACAGGACAAACAGAACCGCTACATCAACGATGTCGCCCAGGAAGAAATCACCGTGCTCGAAGACGGTAAGCCGCAGCAAATTTTCACCTTCAAACGCGAATTCGATCTGCCGCTGACGATGGCGATTCTGGTGGATGTGAGCGGCAGCGAACGATTCATGCTGCCGGTGTTGAAAGACGCCGGCTCGCGCTTTATCAATTCCGTCATCCGCCCGAACAAAGACACCGCCGCGATTATCAAATTCGAAGGCGAACCGACCCTGATGCAAGGACTGACTTCGAATGCTGCGCGTTTACGCAAAGGACTGGAAGAGATCGCCTTTATTGCAGGGCCTCCGCCCAGTGTTTTTGGTGGTGCGACGCCGCCCATCAATGGCGGTTCGCGGCAGGGCGGGACTTCGATGTATGACGCGATCATTGCGACCAGCGCCGACCTGCTGGCCAAAGAACCCGGGCGCAAGACGATCATCCTGATTACTGACGGTGAAGACACTACCAGCCGTATGAAAATCGGCGATGCGATTGACGAAGCTTTGCGCGCCGAAGTCGTCATTTATGCCATCGGCATCGGTGATGAAGGTGTCAACGAAGGCGTGCTCAAACGCATCTGCGAAGCCACCGGCGGGCGCGTCGCAGTACCCAAAGGCAATCGCGATCTGGATCAGGCCTTCACACAACTCGAACAGGATTTGCGCCAGCAATACCTGCTGGCGTATGAGCCAACCAACGAGGCGCCCGATGGCGCCTTCCGCAAAATCGAAATCCGCTTGCCGAACCGCAAGGACATTCGCATTCGCCACCGCAAAGGTTATTACGCGCCAAAAGGCTGATGCTCAGTGGCCGATAGTCGGTAGCCGGTAATCGGCAAGCTGCTTGCTTACGCCACTGGCTACCGGCCACTGATCGCCGATGAGAACGCCCGCACATACTCCCAAACTCCAAACTGAAACTCATCATTGGCTGGGCGACGTGTATCTTTGGCTGCCGCTGGCCCTGGCTTCGTGGTGGCTGGCGTATGTGTTGCGCGATCCATTCATCACGGATTGGGACGGCTTCGATTACACCGTGCTTTCGGTGCAGGGGTTGCCCTCGGCATTAGGACTAGGGCGGGCGTTGTTTCTTGGTTACAATCACTGGCTTTGGAAACTGGCGGAACGCTTTTGGGGCTTGCCCGCCGCGCAGGCGTATTTGCTGTTGCGTTACGGCGTAATTGTCCAGGCGGGCCTGGCGACGATGGGTTTCTATGCGCTCTACAAAGAGCTTTCGGCCCGACGGCTGGCCGCACTGATCGCCACATTGCTGATGGCGGGGTCGCCTTACTATTTGATTTACAGCGGACGCGGGATGAGTGAGATACCGGCCTTTGTTTGGCTGAGTTGGTCACTGTGGTGGTTGGTGAAGAGCGCGCGGTTGGGGTGTGATAATCAGTTTTTGCTGGCGGCGGCGTTTTTGGGTGCCAGCGCGAACCTGCGCGAGTTCGCGGTCTTTTACTTTCCGCTGATCGTGCTGGCAGGCCGTTGGTATCGGCTTAGTTGGTGGCGCTGCTTAGCGGCGTTGGGATTGGCTGGGCTGGCTGCGTTGGCGGGGATGATTTTCTGGTCGCTTTACGACACGGACAACTATCTGCGCGCGGTGATCAACTGGTACACGCTGAGCGCTAACGAACGCGCCGTGCATCCGGTCACTGCCAAGAATCTCTGGTTCGTCGCCAAGTTTGCCTTTGATTGTTCATGCGTCACAGCCTTAACGAGTGTCTTGGGTCTAATCAGCTTGTGTACAAGCAAAAAGCATTTTGTATTGCTGGGGCTGGGGCTGTGCGGACTGGGGACAGATTTGCTCTTGCTGTTGAATCACGATCTACCGGTCAATCCGCGCTATC harbors:
- a CDS encoding VWA domain-containing protein encodes the protein MTQRIRIAWLLCAVVVAALAGLTPHTGWQPVAAQQKKEQKKDQKKGDEKQQPKKKDDEIETIRVGTQLVNVLFAAQDKQNRYINDVAQEEITVLEDGKPQQIFTFKREFDLPLTMAILVDVSGSERFMLPVLKDAGSRFINSVIRPNKDTAAIIKFEGEPTLMQGLTSNAARLRKGLEEIAFIAGPPPSVFGGATPPINGGSRQGGTSMYDAIIATSADLLAKEPGRKTIILITDGEDTTSRMKIGDAIDEALRAEVVIYAIGIGDEGVNEGVLKRICEATGGRVAVPKGNRDLDQAFTQLEQDLRQQYLLAYEPTNEAPDGAFRKIEIRLPNRKDIRIRHRKGYYAPKG
- a CDS encoding VWA domain-containing protein, producing MDKHRWLSACVIVALALLVGWSAVSAQQGSASQTRPQTKPQTTKPGEKPKAGEQPNEQDQGPGTITSRTVNVRLPVAVTEGKTSRFITDLKQSDFEIFEDKAKQEIVSFQALSDLPLDVAILMDTSNSVKPKLKFEKDAAVSFLQTMLTSRKDRALFATFDSEVELQQDFTNRLDLLTQAIDKVKAQGETRMYDAIYSVCEEKMFAIQGRRRAMVIITDGEDTVSERALKDAIDIAQRSETVIFVISTKSGGFFGVEAGTVDNKEDKVLKQLAEDTGGRAFFTSKVLELEKSFSAIAKELRSQYQVSYSPTNEVFDNKFRKIEVKLPNYKDYRIRTKSGYNAVPPRQTSTETGIKQ